In a genomic window of Ralstonia nicotianae:
- a CDS encoding DUF2778 domain-containing protein, translating to MIECTFELNDKPISMFKIGARSFPAFSGLGSHLNRRSAVCSPNLGPIPPGRYYILDRQTGGRLGPLLDRIKGRQDWLALYADDGRIDDYTFCNRVQRGSFRLHPSGRAGISQGCIVIHSQADFYRLRALLNCHRPVAIPDLGIQAYGKVVVK from the coding sequence ATGATCGAATGTACGTTTGAACTGAATGACAAGCCGATAAGCATGTTCAAGATCGGGGCGCGCTCGTTTCCGGCGTTTTCGGGATTAGGAAGTCACCTCAATCGGCGAAGTGCCGTATGTTCCCCGAACCTGGGCCCCATTCCTCCGGGCAGGTATTACATTCTCGATCGCCAAACGGGAGGACGCCTAGGTCCCCTGCTGGACCGAATCAAAGGCCGACAGGATTGGCTCGCACTGTATGCCGATGATGGCCGTATCGATGATTACACCTTTTGCAACCGAGTTCAGCGAGGCAGCTTCCGCTTACACCCTAGCGGTCGCGCAGGCATCAGCCAAGGCTGCATCGTGATACACAGCCAGGCGGATTTCTACCGGTTGCGGGCTTTACTCAATTGCCACCGCCCCGTGGCGATCCCCGACCTGGGCATCCAGGCATACGGGAAGGTGGTGGTGAAATGA
- a CDS encoding uracil-DNA glycosylase, producing MTRRADPAQATLFDDDEPAGAPTATGGFVPLADQFDALPADWKALLGPCLARTDWPALCTFVDGERAAGKPIFPTEVFHALHLTPVDAVRVIILGQDPYHGTGTVDGREVPQAHGLAFSVPAGVRVPPSLRNIYKEIEAEYGRKLSAGSGNLEGWAQQGVLLLNTVLTVEQGQAASHARRGWERITDCLLEHLARVGHARVFMLWGSHAQAKRALLPEGHLVLEAPHPSPLSAHRGFLGCGHFRAANDWLAAQGQSTIDWLRPQAD from the coding sequence ATGACGCGCCGCGCCGACCCGGCCCAGGCCACGCTCTTCGACGATGACGAACCCGCCGGTGCGCCGACGGCCACGGGTGGCTTCGTTCCGCTGGCCGACCAGTTCGATGCGTTGCCCGCCGACTGGAAAGCGCTGCTCGGGCCCTGCCTGGCGCGGACCGACTGGCCGGCCTTGTGCACCTTCGTCGACGGCGAACGCGCGGCCGGCAAGCCGATCTTCCCGACCGAGGTCTTCCACGCCCTGCACCTGACGCCGGTCGACGCGGTGCGCGTGATCATCCTCGGCCAGGATCCGTACCACGGCACCGGCACGGTCGATGGCCGCGAAGTGCCGCAGGCGCACGGGCTGGCGTTCTCGGTGCCCGCCGGCGTGCGCGTGCCGCCGAGCCTGCGCAACATCTACAAGGAAATCGAGGCGGAATACGGCCGCAAGCTGTCCGCCGGCTCCGGCAACCTGGAGGGCTGGGCGCAACAGGGCGTGCTGCTGCTCAACACAGTGCTGACCGTCGAGCAGGGCCAAGCCGCGAGCCACGCCCGGCGCGGCTGGGAGCGCATCACGGATTGCCTGCTGGAGCACCTGGCGCGCGTCGGCCACGCTCGCGTGTTCATGCTGTGGGGCAGCCACGCCCAGGCCAAGCGCGCCTTGCTGCCGGAAGGGCATCTGGTGCTCGAGGCGCCGCATCCGTCGCCGCTGTCGGCGCATCGCGGCTTCCTGGGGTGCGGGCATTTCCGGGCCGCCAACGACTGGCTGGCGGCGCAGGGGCAGTCGACGATCGATTGGCTCCGGCCCCAGGCGGACTGA
- a CDS encoding CYTH domain-containing protein: MAREIELKLAVPAGAHDALAGWLDAHAQPAGSVALANVYYDTPEQALARNRAALRVRRHGNQWLQTLKTAGDGGQGGHAGLSARHEWEVPLDGDALSVEAFAAQDAAEAADFVRPHADRLVPLFRTDFTRRLWHTAADGGEIEIALDAGAILVPGTDAHEAIDELEVEWKPAAGNTLDESAIAERLHAWTQTLRTAVPGLAPLDASKALRGYRLHATATGALA; the protein is encoded by the coding sequence ATGGCCCGCGAGATCGAACTGAAGCTGGCGGTGCCCGCCGGCGCGCACGACGCGCTGGCCGGCTGGCTGGACGCGCATGCGCAGCCGGCCGGCTCCGTGGCGCTGGCCAACGTGTACTACGACACGCCCGAGCAGGCACTGGCGCGCAACCGCGCGGCCCTGCGCGTGCGCCGCCACGGCAACCAGTGGCTGCAGACGCTGAAGACGGCCGGCGACGGCGGCCAGGGTGGGCACGCCGGCCTGTCGGCCCGCCACGAATGGGAAGTGCCGCTGGACGGCGATGCGCTGTCGGTCGAGGCCTTCGCCGCGCAGGATGCCGCCGAGGCGGCCGACTTCGTCCGCCCGCATGCCGACCGCCTGGTGCCGCTGTTCCGCACCGATTTCACGCGCCGGCTGTGGCATACCGCGGCGGACGGCGGCGAGATCGAGATCGCGCTGGATGCCGGCGCCATCCTCGTGCCCGGCACCGACGCGCACGAAGCGATCGACGAACTGGAAGTGGAATGGAAGCCGGCCGCCGGCAACACCCTGGACGAATCGGCGATCGCCGAGCGTCTGCACGCGTGGACGCAAACCCTGCGCACGGCCGTGCCGGGCCTCGCGCCGCTCGACGCCAGCAAGGCCCTGCGCGGCTACCGGCTGCATGCGACGGCGACCGGAGCCCTGGCATGA
- the trpC gene encoding indole-3-glycerol phosphate synthase TrpC, with protein sequence MSDILQKILAVKAEEVAAARKHRDLPSVRAEAEANRHDSTLGPRGFAQALRDKIGAGRAAVIAEVKKASPSKGVLRPDFKPAEIAGSYAEHGAACLSVLTDEQFFQGHADYLREARAACALPALRKDFMVDLYQVYEARSWGADCILLIVSALDQGLMAELEACAHELGMDVLVEVHDGHELERALRLSTPLVGVNNRNLRTFETTLDTTLGLLKHMPDDRIVVTESGILKPDDVRKMRAADVNAFLVGEAFMRADDPGTELARLFA encoded by the coding sequence ATGTCCGACATCCTGCAGAAAATCCTGGCCGTGAAGGCCGAAGAAGTGGCCGCGGCGCGCAAGCACCGCGATCTGCCGAGCGTGCGCGCCGAGGCCGAGGCCAACCGCCACGACAGCACCCTGGGCCCGCGCGGCTTTGCGCAGGCCCTGCGCGACAAGATCGGCGCGGGCCGGGCGGCCGTGATCGCCGAGGTCAAGAAGGCCTCGCCGTCCAAGGGCGTGCTGCGCCCGGACTTCAAGCCCGCCGAAATCGCCGGCAGCTATGCCGAACACGGCGCGGCCTGCCTGTCGGTGCTGACCGACGAACAGTTCTTCCAGGGCCACGCCGACTACCTGCGCGAAGCCCGCGCAGCCTGCGCGCTGCCCGCGCTGCGCAAGGACTTCATGGTCGATCTGTACCAGGTGTACGAGGCCCGCTCGTGGGGCGCGGACTGCATCCTGCTGATCGTCTCCGCCCTGGACCAGGGGCTGATGGCCGAGCTGGAAGCCTGCGCGCACGAGCTCGGCATGGACGTGCTGGTGGAAGTGCACGATGGTCATGAGCTGGAGCGCGCGCTGCGCCTGTCGACGCCGCTGGTGGGCGTCAACAACCGCAACCTGCGCACCTTCGAGACCACGCTCGACACCACGCTGGGCCTGCTCAAGCACATGCCGGACGACCGCATCGTCGTGACCGAATCGGGCATCCTCAAGCCCGACGACGTGCGCAAGATGCGCGCGGCCGACGTCAACGCCTTCCTGGTCGGCGAAGCCTTCATGCGTGCCGACGATCCGGGCACCGAGCTGGCGCGCCTGTTCGCCTGA
- the trpD gene encoding anthranilate phosphoribosyltransferase produces the protein MTISPQDALTRCIEHREIFHDEMLHLMRLIMRGEMSPVIASALIMGLRVKKETIGEIAAAATVMREFATTVDVPAAILDHFVDIVGTGGDGANTFNISTASMFVAAAAGARIAKHGGRGVSSKSGSADVLEALGVNIMLTPEQVAQSIEAVGIGFMFAPNHHPAMKNVAPIRKELGVRTLFNILGPLTNPAGAPNILMGVFHPDLVGIQVRVMQRLGARHAVVVYGKDGMDEVSLGAATVVGELKDGEVREYEIHPEDYGLQMVSNRGLKVADAEESKAMLLGALENVPGTPREIVTLNAGAALYAANLAGSIGDGITLAREAIASGAARAKVDELVRVTNQFKK, from the coding sequence ATGACCATTTCTCCGCAGGACGCGCTGACCCGCTGCATCGAGCATCGCGAGATCTTCCACGACGAAATGCTGCACCTGATGCGGCTGATCATGCGCGGCGAGATGTCGCCGGTGATCGCCTCGGCGCTCATCATGGGGCTGCGCGTCAAGAAAGAGACGATCGGCGAAATCGCTGCCGCGGCCACCGTGATGCGCGAATTCGCCACCACGGTGGACGTGCCGGCGGCGATCCTGGATCACTTTGTCGACATCGTCGGCACCGGCGGCGACGGCGCCAACACCTTCAATATCTCCACCGCGTCGATGTTCGTGGCCGCCGCGGCCGGCGCGCGCATCGCCAAGCACGGCGGGCGCGGCGTGAGCTCCAAGTCGGGCAGCGCCGACGTGCTGGAGGCGCTGGGCGTCAACATCATGCTGACGCCCGAGCAGGTGGCGCAAAGCATCGAGGCGGTGGGCATCGGCTTCATGTTCGCGCCCAATCACCATCCGGCGATGAAGAACGTCGCGCCGATCCGCAAGGAGCTGGGCGTGCGCACCCTCTTCAACATCCTGGGGCCGCTGACCAATCCGGCCGGCGCGCCGAACATCCTGATGGGCGTGTTCCATCCGGACCTGGTCGGCATCCAGGTGCGCGTGATGCAGCGCCTCGGTGCCAGGCATGCGGTGGTGGTCTATGGTAAAGACGGGATGGACGAAGTGTCGCTGGGCGCCGCCACGGTGGTCGGCGAGCTCAAGGACGGCGAAGTGCGCGAGTACGAAATCCATCCGGAAGACTACGGCCTGCAGATGGTCTCCAACCGGGGCCTGAAGGTGGCCGACGCAGAGGAATCCAAGGCGATGTTGCTCGGCGCTCTGGAGAACGTGCCCGGCACGCCACGCGAGATCGTGACGCTCAATGCGGGCGCGGCGCTGTATGCGGCCAACCTGGCCGGCTCGATCGGCGATGGCATCACGCTGGCGCGCGAGGCGATCGCATCCGGCGCGGCACGCGCCAAGGTGGACGAGCTGGTGCGCGTGACCAATCAATTCAAGAAGTGA
- a CDS encoding lysozyme inhibitor LprI family protein has protein sequence MRARACVAAALAVLAAPIALAGTLEACRTAPPEAGGAARCVQAARKSAQAELAAAESARRNALRARIAARDAAIDRGAAMAFDRTVRAHQLYRQAECDLARRLARNTPDADLAEAACDADLSRERIGALREATYPATPAPNPAAAPVKP, from the coding sequence ATGCGCGCCCGCGCGTGCGTGGCGGCGGCGCTGGCCGTGCTGGCCGCGCCGATCGCGCTGGCCGGCACGCTGGAGGCCTGCCGTACCGCCCCGCCCGAAGCCGGCGGCGCAGCCCGCTGCGTGCAGGCTGCGCGCAAGTCGGCGCAGGCGGAGTTGGCGGCGGCCGAATCGGCGCGCCGCAACGCGCTGCGCGCGCGTATCGCCGCGCGTGATGCCGCCATCGACCGCGGCGCCGCGATGGCCTTCGACCGCACCGTGCGCGCCCACCAGCTGTACCGGCAGGCCGAATGCGACCTGGCCCGCCGCCTGGCCCGCAACACCCCCGATGCCGACCTGGCCGAAGCCGCGTGCGATGCCGACCTCTCCCGCGAGCGCATCGGCGCCCTGCGCGAGGCCACGTACCCGGCAACCCCGGCGCCCAACCCGGCGGCGGCACCGGTAAAACCGTAA
- a CDS encoding anthranilate synthase component II has translation MLLMIDNYDSFTYNIVQYFGELGQDVRTVRNDEITIEAIEQLNPERICLSPGPCTPKEAGICLPVLEHFAGRIPILGVCLGHQAIGDAFGGRVIRAQKVMHGKVSTIENTGAGVFANLPRHFKVTRYHSLAIERETLPDCLEVTAWTEDGEIMGVRHKTLPVEGVQFHPESILSEHGHALLANFLKERA, from the coding sequence ATGCTGCTGATGATCGACAACTACGACTCCTTCACCTACAACATCGTCCAGTACTTCGGCGAGCTCGGCCAGGACGTGCGCACGGTTCGCAACGATGAGATCACGATCGAGGCGATCGAGCAATTGAACCCGGAGCGCATCTGCCTCTCGCCCGGGCCGTGCACGCCCAAGGAAGCCGGCATTTGCCTACCGGTGCTGGAGCACTTTGCGGGGCGCATTCCCATCCTGGGCGTGTGCCTGGGGCATCAGGCCATCGGCGATGCGTTCGGTGGCCGCGTGATCCGCGCGCAGAAGGTGATGCACGGCAAGGTCAGCACCATCGAGAACACCGGCGCCGGCGTGTTCGCCAACCTGCCGCGCCATTTCAAGGTGACGCGCTATCACTCGCTGGCGATCGAGCGCGAGACGCTGCCCGACTGCCTGGAGGTGACCGCCTGGACCGAAGACGGCGAGATCATGGGCGTGCGCCACAAGACGCTGCCGGTCGAAGGCGTGCAGTTCCACCCCGAATCGATCCTGTCGGAGCACGGCCACGCCCTGCTGGCCAATTTCCTGAAGGAACGCGCCTGA
- the trpE gene encoding anthranilate synthase component I: MTELEFKSLADQGYNRIPLITEALADLETPLSLYLKLAQSHDRGTHTFLLESVVGGERFGRYSFIGLHARTLLRTTGHRTEVVTDGQVVETHDGNPLEFIAAFEQRHKIALRPGLPRFCGGLAGYFGYDAVRYIEPRLTDTAPPDDLQLPDIQLMLCEELAVIDNLSGKLYLIVYADPSKPEAYPRARQRLRELRAKLRHPVDVPVTSPSVRTDIVREFDKADYITAVLKAKEYIAAGDMMQVQVGQRLVKPFRDAPLSLYRALRSLNPSPYMYFYNFGDMQIVGASPEILVRQEERRVPAGANGNGAEESARIVTIRPLAGTRPRGSTPERDAELATELLNDPKEIAEHVMLIDLARNDIGRIAEIGSVKVTDQMVIEKYSHVQHIVSSVEGRLKPGMTNMDVLRATFPAGTLSGAPKVRAMEIIDELEPVKRGIYGGAVGYLSFSGEMDLAIAIRTGIIKDGNLYVQAAAGVVADSDPDAEWRETEHKARAVLRAAEQVQDGLDADF; encoded by the coding sequence ATGACCGAACTCGAATTCAAATCGCTGGCCGACCAGGGCTACAACCGCATCCCGCTGATCACCGAGGCGCTGGCCGACCTGGAGACGCCGCTCTCGCTGTACCTGAAGCTGGCGCAATCGCACGACCGCGGCACGCACACCTTCCTGCTGGAATCCGTGGTGGGCGGCGAGCGCTTCGGGCGCTATTCCTTCATCGGCCTGCATGCGCGCACGCTGCTGCGCACCACCGGCCACCGCACCGAGGTCGTCACCGACGGCCAGGTGGTCGAAACGCATGACGGCAATCCGCTGGAATTCATCGCCGCCTTCGAGCAACGCCACAAGATCGCGCTGCGCCCGGGCCTGCCGCGGTTCTGCGGCGGCCTGGCCGGCTATTTCGGCTACGACGCCGTGCGCTACATCGAGCCGCGCCTGACCGACACCGCGCCGCCCGATGACCTGCAGTTGCCCGACATCCAGCTGATGCTGTGCGAAGAGCTGGCCGTGATCGACAACCTGTCGGGCAAGCTCTACCTGATCGTCTATGCCGATCCGTCCAAGCCCGAGGCCTATCCGCGCGCCAGGCAGCGCCTGCGCGAGCTGCGCGCCAAGCTGCGGCATCCGGTGGACGTGCCGGTGACCTCGCCGTCGGTGCGCACGGACATCGTGCGGGAATTCGACAAGGCGGACTACATCACCGCGGTGCTCAAGGCCAAGGAGTACATCGCGGCGGGCGATATGATGCAGGTGCAGGTCGGCCAGCGCCTGGTCAAGCCGTTCCGCGACGCGCCGCTGTCGCTGTACCGCGCGCTGCGCTCGCTGAACCCGTCGCCCTATATGTACTTCTACAACTTCGGCGACATGCAGATCGTCGGGGCCTCGCCGGAGATCCTGGTGCGCCAGGAAGAGCGCCGCGTGCCGGCCGGCGCGAACGGCAACGGCGCGGAGGAATCCGCCCGCATCGTGACGATCCGCCCGCTGGCGGGCACCCGCCCGCGCGGCAGCACGCCCGAGCGCGACGCGGAACTGGCCACCGAGCTGCTCAACGACCCGAAGGAGATCGCCGAGCACGTCATGCTGATCGACCTGGCGCGCAATGACATCGGCCGCATCGCCGAGATCGGCTCGGTCAAGGTGACCGACCAGATGGTCATCGAGAAGTATTCGCACGTGCAGCACATCGTCAGCTCGGTCGAGGGGCGCCTGAAGCCCGGCATGACCAATATGGACGTGCTGCGCGCCACCTTCCCCGCAGGCACGCTGTCGGGCGCGCCCAAGGTGCGGGCGATGGAGATCATCGACGAGCTGGAGCCGGTCAAGCGCGGCATCTACGGCGGCGCGGTGGGCTACCTGTCGTTCTCGGGCGAGATGGACCTGGCGATCGCCATCCGCACCGGCATCATCAAGGACGGCAACCTGTACGTGCAGGCCGCCGCCGGCGTGGTGGCCGATTCCGACCCGGATGCCGAATGGCGCGAGACCGAACACAAGGCGCGCGCCGTGCTGCGCGCCGCCGAGCAGGTCCAGGACGGCCTGGACGCCGATTTCTGA
- a CDS encoding phosphoglycolate phosphatase produces MTGALPAGPVRVVIIDLDGTMVDTAGDFHAAINAMLETLGAAPDMPAQEIVGYVGKGSENLVRRVLDARLPPAQANSRFAEALDAYQRAYLAINGRYARVYDGVREGLDALRGMGLALACVTNKPHDFTQPLLAQLGLAPCFDLVYPGDAFPYRKPDPYPMLRVAEAFGVSPADIVAIGDSENDARAARAAGMRVLAVPYGYNHGQPVQAAGADAIVDSLFAAAQLIRPHATSGHTMHRAMSAASN; encoded by the coding sequence ATGACGGGCGCGCTGCCGGCCGGGCCCGTGCGCGTCGTCATCATCGACCTGGACGGGACGATGGTGGACACGGCGGGCGACTTCCACGCCGCCATCAACGCGATGCTGGAGACGCTGGGCGCCGCGCCGGACATGCCGGCGCAGGAGATCGTCGGGTATGTGGGCAAGGGTTCGGAAAACCTGGTGCGCCGCGTGCTCGACGCGCGCCTGCCGCCGGCCCAGGCCAACAGCCGCTTCGCTGAAGCGCTCGACGCCTATCAGCGCGCCTACCTCGCCATCAACGGCCGGTACGCGCGCGTCTACGACGGCGTGCGCGAGGGCCTGGACGCGCTGCGCGGCATGGGCCTCGCGCTGGCCTGCGTGACCAACAAGCCGCACGATTTCACCCAGCCGCTGCTGGCGCAGTTGGGCCTGGCCCCCTGTTTCGACCTCGTTTATCCGGGCGACGCCTTCCCCTATCGCAAGCCCGATCCGTACCCCATGCTGCGCGTGGCGGAGGCCTTCGGCGTGAGCCCGGCAGACATCGTCGCCATCGGCGATTCGGAGAACGATGCCCGCGCCGCCCGCGCTGCCGGCATGCGCGTGCTGGCGGTGCCATACGGCTACAACCATGGCCAGCCTGTACAAGCGGCGGGAGCCGATGCTATAGTCGATTCGCTTTTTGCGGCAGCGCAACTGATCCGGCCCCATGCCACATCGGGCCACACCATGCACCGCGCCATGTCTGCCGCCTCCAACTGA
- the rpe gene encoding ribulose-phosphate 3-epimerase: MPAAIDPSGFRIAPSILSADFARLGEEVRRVIEGGADWIHFDVMDNHYVPNLTVGPLVCEAIRPHAQRDGKPVPIDVHLMVRPVDRIIPDFAKAGADLITFHPEASEHIDRSLALIRDQGCKAGLVFNPATPLHYLDHVMDRLDMVLIMSVNPGFGGQSFIPEALTKLRAVRQKLDAYADRTGRRILLEIDGGVKADNIAEIARAGADTFVAGSAVFGKPDADGGYRGTVGALRSALEGITA, translated from the coding sequence ATGCCTGCAGCCATCGATCCGTCCGGTTTCCGCATCGCCCCGTCCATCCTGTCAGCCGATTTTGCCCGCCTGGGCGAGGAGGTACGCCGCGTGATCGAGGGCGGCGCCGACTGGATCCACTTCGATGTGATGGACAACCACTACGTGCCGAACCTGACGGTCGGCCCGCTGGTCTGCGAGGCGATCCGCCCGCACGCCCAGCGCGACGGCAAGCCGGTGCCGATCGATGTGCACCTGATGGTGCGCCCGGTCGACCGCATCATCCCCGACTTCGCCAAGGCCGGCGCCGATCTGATCACCTTCCATCCGGAGGCGTCCGAGCACATCGACCGGTCGCTGGCGCTGATCCGCGACCAGGGCTGCAAGGCCGGCCTGGTGTTCAACCCGGCCACGCCGCTGCACTACCTGGACCACGTGATGGATCGCCTGGACATGGTGCTGATCATGTCGGTCAACCCGGGCTTCGGCGGGCAGTCGTTCATTCCGGAGGCGCTCACCAAGCTGCGCGCGGTGCGCCAGAAGCTGGATGCCTACGCGGACAGGACCGGCCGCCGGATCCTGCTGGAAATCGACGGCGGGGTGAAGGCCGACAACATCGCCGAGATCGCCCGCGCGGGTGCCGACACCTTCGTCGCCGGCTCGGCCGTGTTCGGCAAGCCGGATGCGGACGGCGGCTATCGCGGCACGGTGGGTGCGCTGCGCAGCGCGCTCGAGGGCATCACGGCATGA
- the apaG gene encoding Co2+/Mg2+ efflux protein ApaG, protein MSRYELTVQVRTRYLPEQSEPSQDQYAFAYTITIRNTGEVPSQLVSRHWVITDAESHVQEVAGLGVVGHQPLLPPGESFEYTSWATIKTPVGTMRGEYFCVAEDGHRFEAPIPEFALAMPRMLH, encoded by the coding sequence ATGTCCCGCTACGAACTCACCGTCCAGGTCCGGACGCGCTACCTGCCTGAGCAATCCGAGCCCTCGCAGGACCAGTACGCCTTTGCCTACACCATCACCATCCGCAATACGGGCGAGGTACCGAGCCAGCTGGTCTCGCGGCACTGGGTCATCACCGACGCGGAGAGCCACGTGCAGGAGGTCGCCGGCCTCGGCGTGGTCGGCCACCAGCCGCTGCTGCCGCCGGGCGAATCGTTCGAGTACACCAGCTGGGCGACCATCAAGACGCCGGTGGGCACCATGCGCGGCGAATACTTCTGCGTGGCCGAGGACGGCCATCGCTTCGAGGCGCCGATTCCCGAGTTTGCGCTGGCGATGCCGCGCATGCTGCATTGA
- the mltA gene encoding murein transglycosylase A encodes MTATTLDASTRAHTVHRRGWAGLSAALVAVLLAACTSGPPPRLEAPQAPTATLGGGLQPATWADVAGWTTDDLASAWPALQSNCLAMKRRADWARVCAAGLMVDAGDPIAMRTFFEDNFTPYRVVKDDGTDSGLITGYYEPLLRGSRTRHGVYQTPLYRMPAAWRGKTLPARVQLIRSPALAGNEVVWVDDPVEAAFLQIQGSGQVQLEEGGIMRLGVGGTNNQPFRSFARWLLDQGEITPVQATMQGIKAWARANPGRVDEMLNINPRYVFFNENPGNSDGPIGKLGVPLTAERSIAVDPGYIPLGAPVFLSTTKPLSTEPIQKLVFAQDVGSAIRGAVRADYYFGHGDAAGDLAGRMKQAGRLWVLVPKGSPVGVASR; translated from the coding sequence ATGACAGCAACAACCTTGGACGCCTCGACTCGAGCGCACACCGTCCACCGGCGCGGATGGGCCGGCCTGTCCGCCGCACTGGTCGCCGTCCTGCTGGCGGCCTGCACCAGCGGCCCGCCGCCACGCCTGGAAGCGCCGCAGGCGCCGACCGCCACGCTGGGCGGCGGCCTGCAGCCCGCCACCTGGGCCGACGTGGCCGGCTGGACCACCGACGATCTCGCCTCCGCCTGGCCCGCGCTGCAATCGAACTGCCTGGCGATGAAGCGTCGCGCCGACTGGGCACGCGTCTGCGCCGCCGGCCTGATGGTCGACGCCGGCGATCCGATCGCCATGCGCACGTTCTTCGAAGACAACTTCACGCCCTACCGCGTGGTCAAGGACGACGGTACCGACAGCGGCCTGATCACCGGCTACTACGAGCCATTGCTGCGCGGCTCGCGCACGCGTCACGGCGTGTACCAGACCCCGCTGTACCGCATGCCCGCCGCCTGGCGCGGCAAGACCCTGCCGGCGCGCGTCCAACTGATCCGCAGCCCCGCGCTGGCGGGCAACGAGGTCGTCTGGGTGGACGATCCCGTCGAAGCGGCCTTCCTGCAGATCCAGGGCTCAGGCCAGGTCCAGCTGGAAGAGGGCGGCATCATGCGCCTGGGCGTGGGCGGCACCAACAACCAGCCGTTCCGCTCGTTCGCGCGCTGGCTGCTCGACCAGGGCGAAATCACCCCGGTGCAGGCCACCATGCAGGGCATCAAGGCATGGGCACGCGCCAACCCCGGCCGCGTCGACGAGATGCTCAACATCAACCCGCGCTACGTGTTCTTCAACGAGAACCCGGGCAACAGCGACGGTCCGATCGGCAAGCTGGGCGTGCCGCTCACGGCCGAGCGCTCGATCGCGGTGGACCCGGGCTACATCCCGCTCGGCGCGCCGGTGTTCCTGTCGACCACCAAACCGCTGTCGACCGAGCCCATCCAGAAGCTGGTCTTCGCGCAGGACGTGGGCTCGGCCATCCGTGGCGCCGTGCGCGCCGACTACTACTTCGGCCACGGCGACGCGGCAGGCGACCTGGCCGGCCGCATGAAGCAGGCCGGCCGGCTGTGGGTGCTGGTGCCGAAGGGCAGCCCCGTCGGCGTGGCCTCGCGCTAG